A segment of the Synechococcus sp. MU1643 genome:
ATGCTAACTCGACCCAGAATCGCAAAAGCAGCATTAGACCTACAACCTGCAATCGGCCAAGCATTTAATGAGATGCAGGGGCTTGCAGAGAACTTTGCCAACAAGGCAATTGAAAGAATTCAATACAATTTGCGTGATTACTCGCTTGAGTTGGCAGGCTTTAACAGGGCTCAAGAATACGAGGCTGATCTACTCGGGACTAAATATGTAGCCACTGCAGGATTCAACCCAAAAGGCTGCATCAAATTGTGGACTGAAACAATGAACCACAGCGAGGATAAACTTATAGAGAAACTTCTTCCTGAGGGAATAGAGGACCCAGGCAAAGGAAGCTCTTCAGAGAGCGGCCTAAGCCTTGAGGAAATACGGAAGGCCGCCATGAACGCGACTATGTCAAATAGCAGGCTCGATGAGGACAAGGAGAAAGACAAAGAACCCGATTACAAAAAGGTTCCTGACGATGTGCTTGAGGCTCTCAAAAGCCACCCCGACAACCTAAGCCGTGCAGCAGCCATAAAAAAATATTTAACAACATTAAATTCAAGGTCGTTAGCAGCCAGGGGCAAATCAAAACTGAATACAGTTTTTGTGAGAAACTGGAGCTATGACGAAGACTCTGAATCAACTGTCATATCCGACAGCTTTACATCACCAGGCAAAGCCGGCTCCAAGGAAAACGGAATTACAGGCATCGATGTAGACGCTTCTTTGGGTTTTTAGAGATAGCAATTGGCAGACAAACCTCAAAGCGAACCTATACATATAAAACAATTTTACTCTTGCTCAGCAAAAGCCTGCAAGTCTGTTCCCTGCAAAATACAACGTTAAAGTTATACTGGGTCATATCTAATTACATGAGCATGGGTCATCGACAGGCGCAATCTTTATCTAGCCTGTGGTTGTCAAAACAGTGAACAGATAGGGACGAATAGATGGAGTTAATGACTATTAGCGAGGCTGCAAGACGCCTTGGATACAAGTCCAGATCTCAACTCTACAGATTGATTAACAACGGTAACTTGAGCGAGCATGTCCATGTGCGGCAGAACACTGGACAACGTTTGGTTAACGTTAAAGGCTGCGGCACAAGCTGCAATGACCTAATAATGGTGGTCCGACAGCGTGTTCCTTAGGCGTTAATGTTCGAGCTGCTGGTGAAATCGTAGTCAAGGAACGCACTAGCTAGGCAGCACACCTAAGACTGCCCAGAACTGCCACATGCAAATGGTGAGGCCTATCAGAACAGCCATGAGACAATCAACAAACGATCCTCATCAACTAATCCAGAGCAGTACTTATGTCGGACTTTCCTGAAAGGCTTAGAAAGACCTCTACTGGTCTTAAGAGCATGGCCAAGTCAGCTCTGGGCAAGGTTCAGCCGTTATCCGATAAAGCAACAGCAATTACATCCATTGGCATTGGGGTTATTGGAGCGTCGTTAAGTCGCCTGAATGACATTCCCTTTGATGCTAGCCAAGTAACTCGGATCAAAAGTGCCATGGCAAACCATGGCATCACTGCTGCCGATGCCGTCAAAGCTTTACCAGACGAGATCACCAAGTTTGGCACCGAGGTAGTTGATCAATTCCTCAAAAGTGGTGACAGTCAAGGCAAACACTGGTCTCATATTGAAAGTCAAAATTCCAATCCAGAACTTGCTTCAAATCCAAGCAACGCGATATGGGAGGACGGTACAACTAATATTTCCAGGAACTCAAGAGATATGACCGTCACTGAAAGAGTGACGGCTAGCCTTGACAACCACTTTGATGCATTCCTGACAACCGTTCGAACTCAAGAGTTCTGGCAGCGGACACTAGGAAATGCATTTGAAGCTTCTGCATACGCTGCCGCGATAACGGCTTTGGATATGTTTCTAATTCAACGTGATGAACTGATTAATGGAACCAACGAAAGAAAGCAGGAGATTTTGATAGACATTCTTAAGCAAAGTGGACTTATGGCAGCAGGTGCGCTTCCTGTATCTGTTTTTCTTGCAGTGCTACTTCTTATGTTGCCTGGTTTATCAGTGGCGATGGCTCCTCTCGGACTTTTAGGAGGAGTTGGACTATCACTTCGGTTGGTAACTTCATTGGTGAACAACCCATCAAAGCAAGAGAAAGATCTATTGGCCTCGATCCAAGGCTATATGAAAGGTTTAATTTATGATCTAAAACGTGATGAAGATGGATCGCTGACTATTGATGTTGTCGCCTTGCCTACGGCTTAGAAGGAAGCGCTGAAAACTGCTGGCGTCGGACCGCTCTTAAGTGAAGACGTGGCTTGAGCTATCCCCTTCGCTGAGCATTTGTAACTGCAGAAAACAAAGGGAAAGGCCAGAAATTAAATCAAGAGACCGTCTGCTCCTGGGGGGAAACCCTTTGGCTAGACGTTTATCCCACCTTCATCTTCTCAGCACGGAGCGTCCATAAACTCAGGATTAAGTTCCACAGGGTATAAAGCTCAGGATAGAGACACGTTGGAATCCATTGGTACGACTGTGGCGGGCAACTGCCTTCTAAGCAGTCGGTCGATGGTTCGAATCCATCAGGGGGCGTAAGTGTCAGCCAAGGTTCTCAGGGGCTCCTGGGGATTCTTTGCGCTGATTGATACTCAACGTGCGCAAAGGTCTTAGCGTTAAGAAGCTCCAAAGCTGGTTGGCCCAGCGGATTTCAAGGGTTGATCGGCCATGCCAAAAGCCACAGCAGCAGAAACAGCAGAGCGGATCGAGCAACTCCAGGGAATGATCATTGAGGGGATAACAACAACCGAATGTCTGGCATATGCCGGACAAACTTGGGGGTTCGGTGCTCTCAGGGTTATGCGCTGCTCAAGCGGGCCTGGCAGCAGATCAAGGACGACATCGATGAGAGCGGCATCGACCGGCAAGAGCTTTTGAGCTGGTCAATTCAGACGTTGATGGCCGCAGCTGGGCAGGCGATGCAGCAGAAGAACCCTGGCGCCGTGGTCAGCACCATCCGCCAGCTCGATCACATGACCGGCACCGGATACAACTCTCACCGCGGCCAACTACGGCGTTAAGTCGAATGATGGCCCTGGGTGCTGACCAGAAGGGCTTCAGCGGTCATCGACGCAACGGGCACTACTACCGCGCTAATCAGCAGGATTCACACCATTCCCAGCCACCACGCTCCCCATCAACGCAATGATTCTGCAGAGGTATGGATCAGGCCAGGGTCAAACCACCCACTCCGGCGCAGAACAGCACCACACGCCACGCCGGTTGCCGCCAATTCACTAACAGCACAAACGCCACTAACGCCACCAACGCCAGGCTGAACTCAGCGCCACCCTGGATGCCTGTATGCCAGACGGGCTGAAACAACGCCGCCAGCAGGATGCCCACCACAGATGCGTTAATGCCCAGCAGGGCTCGACGCATCGGAGCCAAACGGCCCAGGTCGCTCCAGAAGGGCAAGAGCCCACCAACCAACAAGAACGAGGGGAAAAAGAGGGCAATGAGCGCAAACGCAGAACCGGCGATGCCCTGAAGCCCTGGCTGCAGATCAAAGCCAAGAAAAGCCGCGAAACTGAACATCGGCCCTGGCACCGCCTGAGCTGCGCCATACCCCGCGAGGAACTGCTGCAGGTCGATCCAA
Coding sequences within it:
- a CDS encoding M48 family metalloprotease, which encodes MKKAILLSLLFAVLPTNICAQTVKEKRAESYREAKEVMPPDLYLVFRVADRIITTNDIKRPIRVAVRNNVDCEGILGIASNSQKCQSIGLLPKIDKASNFDIWAAQVVGTMKGQANAAAYSDFGTIFLNTAMLKELTGKVDQVACVVAHELAHVTQNHSAKEREKAKELDKKTALKVSESVRSAKNSQNSYIAAMAIMGGINAGLGNSTYSTDSALNNLRVSAMLTRPRIAKAALDLQPAIGQAFNEMQGLAENFANKAIERIQYNLRDYSLELAGFNRAQEYEADLLGTKYVATAGFNPKGCIKLWTETMNHSEDKLIEKLLPEGIEDPGKGSSSESGLSLEEIRKAAMNATMSNSRLDEDKEKDKEPDYKKVPDDVLEALKSHPDNLSRAAAIKKYLTTLNSRSLAARGKSKLNTVFVRNWSYDEDSESTVISDSFTSPGKAGSKENGITGIDVDASLGF